DNA sequence from the Caldalkalibacillus salinus genome:
CGAACATGGGGATCACAGGAGGAATCGCTTGCGGGAGGATGACCTTTGTCCACGTATGATAACGGGAGAAATTAAGTGATGTGCTCGCTTCCCATTGTCCCTTAGCGATTGAATCAATACCTGAACGGTAGATCTCGGATAAGTACGTACTATAATGAAGGCCTAACCCAATTACCCCAGCTACCATTGGCTCTAGAGTAAGACCAATAACAGGAATCTGTGGTAAAGCAAAGAATATAAAAAATAGTTGGACAAGTAAAGGTGTACTTCTAATAAACTCGATAAAGCCAATCACCGGATAGCGGATAACGGCCTGTTTACTTCTCCGTCCTAGGGCCAATATGAGGCCAACGATTGCAGCGAGAATAAACCCTAATATTGTTGCCGAGAAAGTAATCCAAATCGCATCGAAAATAAGCGGAAACACTTCAAACGCATACTCCCAGTTCCATAATTTATCTCTATCCATTATGCACTCTCCCTCCCTACTGAAGCTTTCTTCTCAAGCCAACGAGCCATCAAAATGAGCGGAAGGGCGATCAAAAAATACATAAATAAAAGTAAGGTATATAATTCTAGTTGTGCTCCAGTGCTAGGTATAAGGACCTCTTTCACAATATATGTGACGTCTTGAATCCCAATGAGCACAACCAATGCAGTACCCTTTAACATTTCGATACTGATATTACCAAACCCAGGGAGCATGAGCTTAAAGGCTTGTGGAAGAATGACGTTTTTCATTCTCTGAAATCGACTCATATTGAGTGCAATAGCAGCCTCTGTCTGGCTTTTGGGTATAGACACAATCGCACCCCTTACGATTTCCGATGCGTAAGCACCATAGTTCATGGCGAGTGCAATCACACCAACCAATAAAGGAGGTAGACTCACGCCAAAAAATGGTAGCACGTAAAAGAACCAAAATAGTTGTACAAGAAGGGATGTCCCTCTAAAGAATTCAACATATGTTAAGGTGATAACCCTCACAAGTTTAAATCGAGATAATCGGCCAAATCCAGCAATAAAAGCGATAATAAAACCTAATATCGATGCGTATATAAGTAGCTGTACTGTTACGCCTGCTCCTTTTAATAAAAGCAGCAGGGCATCAGATGAAAGCAGTGTCATCACATCCTTGGATCTTTTTATTTGTCATTCTTGTTAGACAAGGATTCCCTAGAGACAAATCCCTAGGGAGCCTTTCAACCTTATTCTTATTCAGCGGGCGCACAAAGGCTTTCGGTTGTCACATCCCCTGGAAGTTCCTCTTCTGTGAATCCAAATTCTTCGTAAATTTCAAGTAATTCTCCGCTGTCTTTCAGTTCTTGCAGACCTTCATTATAAGCCTCTACGAAATCCGTATCTTCATGTCTGAATACAGCAGAACCGTAGCCTCTGATACTCTCACCGTCAATAACAGGCTGTGTGAAGTCCATCACTCTTTCAATACCTTCATCGCCATGTGTATCTAATACCTGTTGTAGAGATGGCCCTGTCATCGTGATGGCGTCCACTCTACCAGCTTTTAGGGCTTCAATCGCAGAAGCGTTATCCGATACGCTTTGAATCTGACCATCAGCAATGCCCATATCTTTGAGATACGTCTCTTCAATGGCGCCCGTCATAATACCAATAGTAGCGTCAGGGTTATCAATGATATCTTCATAGCTGTTTAAGTTGAGAGGATTACCCTCCTGAACAGCTAACCCTTCCCCGATACTATACTCAGGCTCTGCAAAAGTCGCTTGTTCACAACGATCAGGCGTGATATACATGCCTGCCGTCACCACATCAAAGCGTTCTGCTTGTAATCCTGGGATTAAAGAACCAAATTGTGCTAATGTTCCATCAACCTCTTCTATGCCTAGTTTAGCAAAGACAGCCTTTGCTATCTCAACGTTTAATCCAGTCAATTCGCCTGATGAAGTGGCATAAGCGTAAGGACGTTCGTTGGCAAAACCAACGTCAACAAAACCTCTCTCCTGTGCTCTCTCTAATGTCGTTACATCTTCGCTTCCTTCTCCATTTCCTTCATCAGCATCTCCACCTGCGGGTTCACCACCACAAGCTGCAAGGGTTAAAATCATCATGATGCTCATCAAAAGTAGTTTCCAGCTGTTTCGATTAAAGTACGACATGTTTCTCCTCCTCGATTTTTTATATTTCTATGTCTTGGGGGTGTATGTCTTGCTGATTTAACCTTGCAGGTTAAAACAAACGACCTTGGGCTCTGTCATTTCTTGAATACTACTTTTCACTCCTTCACGACCTAGTCCAGAGCCTTTTACTCCGCCAAATGGCATCGCATCGATTCTGAAGTCACTACTGTCGTTTATCATAACCCCACCAACGTCTAGTTGATGTATGGCTTTATACGCTAGTTCTATGTTACTAGTGAAGATTCCTGCCTGAAGGCCATAATTTACATTATTTGCTTGTCGAATCGCGGCGGAAATGTCGTGAAACGGCACGAGCACAACGACTGGGCCAAAAATTTCTTCTTGAGCCAGACGACAATCGTGGGGGACATCCGTGAGGACAGTGGGTTCAAAATAAGCCCCTTTTCTTCTTCCTCCGCAAAGCAGCGTGGCTCCTTTTTCAAGCGCTTCGTTCACCCATACTTCGACACGCTGTGACTCTTGCTCTGTAATAAGAGGTCCCATATCACTCTTTTCATCCAGTTTATCTCCAATCCGATACGAGCGAGTGCGAGCAACAAATTGTAACGTAAACGCGTTTATAATCGATTCATGGACAAAAATACGTTGCACACCGATACAATTTTGCCCTGCTGCCCAGAAAGCTCCGGATACGGTGGACCCTACAGCTAAATCTATGTCTGCATCTGCCATGACCAAAGTAGGGGCATTAGAACCGAGTTCCATACTCAGTTTTTTTAACCCTGCTTTATGACTAATCTCAGTTCCTGTTTCCAACCCGCCCGTAAACGAAATCATACGGACGTCCGGGTGTGAAATGAGCTCGTCGCAGATCGTGGAGCCTGACCCTGTAATGACGGTCAGGATTTTGGGAGGTAAGCCTGCTTCTAGCATAATTTCTGCAAGAGCCAGGGCACTCAGAGGAGTAAAAGATGCTGGTTTAACGATAATGGCATTTCCTGATGCAATGGCCGGGCCTATTTTATGAGCCACCAGATTCAACGGGTCGTTAAAAGGGGTGATCGCGCCGATAATGCCGATGGGAAAACGATAGTAATGTCCCACTCTATGATCTGCACCTGGCATCTGATCAAATGGAATCGTTTCTCCTTGTAAACGTCTGGCTTCTTCTGCACTTATCCTTAAGGTGTGTACACATCTTTCAACTTCTTTTCTCGCTTCGCGAATCACTTTGCTCCCTTCACGAGCGATGAGAAGGGCGAGTTTATCTTGTCGTTTCTCAACTAAATTCGCTGCTCGGTTAAGAATTGTCATGCGTTCATGTACGGCGAGGTTTTTGGATATCTCAAATCCTTCCTTGGCTTTTTCTATGGCGTTTAACATATCCTGTTTGCTTGCGGATGGCACAGTGGCGATAATATCTTGATTATGAGGATCTTTGACTTCTATCACGCTTTTACGAGATACCCACTGACCTCCGAGCAGCATCTTCTGTCCTTCTACTTGTGTCCTCATCAGAACTTCACACCTTTCTATTCAGTATGAGTGTCAGTTAGATTTGATCACGTAGTATGTTTAACAGATCTATGAACAGTGCGTATCCCGTTTCTTTTTTCCCTGCGCCTGCGCCAACTAGGGTAACGTCACCTGACATGTCACATGTGTACGTGATGGCGTTCTTAGGTCCCATAATAGCAGCCAAGGGATCTTCTCTATCCACCTCGACCAGCTGGACGGAGGCGTTGATCTCTCCGTCCTCCACCATGAGATCGGCGAGAAGCTTGAGCCGCTTTCCTTTCTCCGCAGCATTTTTTATATCCTTTAGCGTCATACCAGATAAACCACTCACATGTACGTCATCAGCCGTGATAGCATGACCTAACACGACCTGGGCTAGAATCATCACTTTATACATCACATCGTAGCCCTCTACATCACTGGTAGGATCAGCTTCAGCGTACCCTCGTTCTTGCGCTTCGGTTAAGGCCTCATCATATGCTAGGCCTTCTTCCATCCGCGTCAGTATATAGTTTGTTGTTCCGTTCAATATCCCCCTTATGCGCTTGATACGGTTGCCAGCTAAAGACGTGATTGGCATTCTTAACGCCGGGGTGCCACTCATCACTGTCCCTTCGAATCCCCACCGAACATCATTCGCTTGTGCTAATTGCGACAATGATTGATAAGCGAGGGCGACGGGACCTTTGTTACTCATCACCACATGTTTGCCTGCCTCAAAAGCAGTCTCACAGTGGGCAATGGCCGGTTGCCCTGTCTTCACATCCGTGTACGCCACCTCTATAATGGTTTGGGCGTTTGTTTGCTGTATTGTTTGTATACTATTTAATCCACGTATAAGGCCTTCTTTCTGTGGATATGAATCAACGGTTCCCTCCCGTTGTACGAGCTTTAATAATGTCTGAATATCCAGACCATCAGGATGGTATACAGATCCCTTATGTGTATCGGAAATGGCGACAATTTTACAATTGATCCCCGTTTCCTCTGCCAACCAGCCTTGGCGTTGCTCAAGAATCTCGGCAAATCCTTGACCGACCGTACCAAATCCTATCAGCGCGAGTTTATGCTCCATCGACTGTCACTCCCTTCGATTCCCCTGAGATACTATGGCCCTTGCCCTGTAAAAACCACTTTACCGTTTCAGTTAGAATCGCCGCTCCAATTGGAAGACAGTCTTCGTCAATATCGAAATCGGGAGCATGTAAGTCACGAACATGGCCGTCCTGCAAGGCGCAACCTAAGAAAAACATAGCCCCAGGAACTACCCTTGTCATATACCCGAAGTCTTCTCCGCCTAAACCAAATGGCGCAAACTTTTTTTGAAAGTTTGGATAAATGCTTTGAATAACTTTTTGTAATAAAGTATTCATACTAGCGTGGTTGTAAAGGGCGGGCTCCCCTCTTTCAATAAGAAAAGTGTAGTCACCACCTAGTGATCGGGTGAGTGAAAAAGCTTTTTCTACTTCACTTATGAGTTGTTCTCTCACATCTTGCCCATAACTCCTGATCGTGCCCGAGATGTTGACCTCCGTCGGAATAACATTGCTCGCCGACCCCGTTTGTATCTGAGTCACGCTTACAACGGACGGTTCCATAGGCGTGACTCTCCGTCCAACAATGCTCATCAAGGACTGCAGTACCGGTCCCAGCATTCGAATCGGATCGTGACTCAAATGGGGATAGGCGGCATGCCCACCCGTCCCTATGACTGAGCCATGAAATATATCAACATTGGCCATACTATAACCGTCATTCAGCTGGACATGGCCTACCGGTTCCCACGGGCACATATGGAGAGCTATCACGGCATCTACATCTTCAAGCACCCCTTCTTGGATCATGTATGGGGCACCGGTTAATCCCTTGTCATCCGGGTTTTCTTCCGCAGGTTGAAAGATGAACTTCACTGTTCCTTCACATGAGTGCTGCTTAAAAGCTTCTGTTAGTAATTCAGCAGCACCGAGTAAAATGGTCGTGTGGGCGTCATGACCGCAAGCGTGCATCACACCACTGTTTTGTGACCGATAACTCACGTCGTTTTGCTCTTGTATTGGTAGGGCATCCATATCGGCACGTAGCGCGATGGTTGGGCCTTCGCCACGTGATAATCGTCCCACGACGCCAGTCTTAGCAACATCAGTGGTCACTTCCATTCCAAGATCACGTAGGGCTTGAGCGACTGTTTTAGCTGTATTTATTTCATTGAAACTTAATTCTGGGTGTGCATGTAGAGCTCGACGAATAGACACGAGCTTTTCTTTTAATTGCTGAGCTTTTTGGGCTGTTTCATGCATGGTCACTTTCGATCCCTCCTCCACACACTCAAGACTCTGCAACAGATGTTTCATTTGTTTTTTCTTTCAATTGTAAGGGTAGCTGGTCTAAGGCTTGCTTAAGATCAGCAATGAGGTCCTCTGCATCTTCTATACCGACCGAGTAACGGATAAGCCCTTCAGGAATACCTACGGCTTGCATTTCCTCTCTCGTACACTCAACATGACTCGTGGTGCGTGCCGGACCTGCAACTGTCTCTACTGCCCCAAGGTTAGCGGCGAGATGTGCCAATCTCAGCAACGGCAGATATTGTTTTGTGGCCTCGAGCCCTCCTTTCAAGGCAAAGCTGAGCATCCCACCATACCCGTTCATTTGCTTGGTGGCCACGTCATGATGAATATGAGTTTCGAGTCCAGGATAATAGACATCCGTCACACTTGGGTGATCTTTTAGAAATCTGGCTATTTTCATGGCACTTTCATTTTGTCTTTCAATACGTAACTGAAGTGTTTTCATTCCTCGCAGGAGTAAATAAGCGGCGTGAGGATCTAAGGTCGCTCCGTTGATTTCACGGTAATGGTAGACGCGCTCTACGAGTGCCTCACCTCCCACAATGACACCACCTAAGGCGTCGGCATGCCCACCCAAGAATTTCGTCGCACTATGAATGACAAGATCTGCTCCTAAAGTCAAAGGATTCTGATTGATGGGTGTGGCAAAGGTGTTATCGACCACGACTGTGGCACCCACCTCATGCCCCGCTTGAGCTAACCTTGCAATGTCCATAATTTTGACTGTGGGATTCGTTGGCGTTTCTAAATAGAGTACTTGGCAGCCTTTAGCCACTTCTTTTTCTATCGCTTCATAATCAGTCGTATCACACAGGGTCACATCGACATTGAATTGAGGTAGAAACTCCGTAAAGATTTTATTCGTCCCGCCATAAGTGTCTTTAATAGACACCACACGCTTACCTGGCGCCAATAACGTGAAGAGGGTATTACTTATGGCCGCCATCCCCGTTGAAAAGCTCGTCGCCGCTTCTCCTTTTTCTAAAAGTCGCACCTTCTCCTCGAATACCTTGACTGTGGGGTTGGTGTTCCGACTGTATATATGGCCAAACGCTTTCCCTTGAGCAACTTCATGCCAATAATTGAGATCATCATAACCATAAGACACACTATGAACGACCGGTGTTTGAGTGGCCCCCTGGACCAAATATTCCCCTTCTCCGGCCCATACCGAACGTGTACTCATGCGATCACTTTCATGTAATGGTGTATTCACGTTGTTATTTTCATGTATACGCATGCAAAATGCCCTCCTTATCTATCTTCTAGTGTCAATCCCACTCCTTGTGCTTTCAACTTCTGATAGGCCAACAGTGCGATGGCTGTGTCCTGTACGCCGGTCCCTGTTAAATCACAGACGGTGATCTGTTCCTCAGACGTTCTGCCCTGTATGTCCCCACTCGTGATTTGGCCTAATTCTGTAGCTGCATGAGACGCTGGGAAAATGCCTAATCGATCGGCGTGGTGCCACTCCCCTATCCTTAAAGATTGTGACTTATCATCACAGACAAAAAGATCAGCTTGCTTCAAAATGTACGGGTCAAGCTCTTGTTTATGCTCCGCATCTGACCCCATCGCGGTAATATGCACCCCCGTGTGCAGGTCTTCTGCACGTAATAGGGGTTGATCGGATGGTGTAGCCGTCATCACAACTTGACTCTGACGTAACACTTCGCTCGGTGAGGAGGCGAGAACAACGTCTAATTGGGGTTGATCTCGTGTTAACTTTGAACGTAAAGCGAGTGCTCTCTCCTCGTTTCGATTATAGAGATACACTTTTTCAATCGATCTCACGAGTTGTAGCGCTTTGAGCTGTTCATACGCTTGAGTACCGGCACCCACAATCCCCGCCACTTGTGCTTTCTTCGGGGCTAAGTATTTTGCTGCCACGGCACCTGCTGCAGCAGTCCGAACCGTTGTCAGATAGCCTTGATCGAATAGCAAGGCTTGAGGCACACCCGTCTGCGTGCTGACTAAGAGCATTAACCCATTGCCACTCGGTAGACCTAAGGCGTAATTGTTAAAAAAGCCTGAAGACACTTTGATTGCAAAAGCTGGATGGTCCTTCATGTACGCCGACTTCACATCCACCTCACCGTCATGCTCTGGTACATCCACCCGCATGATAGGCGGCATACGCACCTGCTTTCGATGTAACGCCGTAAAGGCATTTTCAATAGCCCATATCACCTCTTGGTCTAGGCTTACTACGGACCTAATGTCTTCTTCACCAAAGACAATCAACTGTCTCCCCCCTTGAACTTAAACCCCGAGATCGTTAATCCTTGACGAACAACTGTCGTGGAAAATTGGTTAACGTTTCACACCCTTTATCCGTCACACGGAACGCTTCACTCAGCTCCATGCCATAATTGTCAAGCCAAATCCCAGGAATGAGGTGAAAGGTCATATTCGGTTGCAAAACGGTTTTATCTCCTTTACGCAGACTCGCCGTCCGCTCACCCCAGTCCGGTGGGTAACTGAGGCCGACTGAATAACCAATGCGTGATTCTTTAATAAATCCACTTTTCTCAATGCTTTTGTTCCACACAGCCTCAACCTCTTCACACGTCATGCCCGGGCCAATGCGTGCCAGGGTTTCATTGAGGCCCTCGATGACCACTTCAGCTAAATCCTTTATATTTTGTGGTGGATCCCCAATCATGACGGTCCGTGCCATAGGCGCATGATATCTACGGTAACAACCAGCTAACTCAATGATGACCGGATCACCTTCTTTGTAGGGCTGCTCGGTCCAAGTCAGATGTGGCGTTGATGTCCTTTCTCCTGAAGGTATAAGTGGGACGATCGCTGGATAATCCCCTCCAAACTCGGTGGTCCCACTGATTTGAGCCTCGTAGACTTGCCCGACTACATCGCACTCCCTCACCCCTTCGGCAATAGCATCGATCCCGACTTTCATGGCGTTTTCCACTATCGCCGCTGCCCTTTTCATATACGTGATTTCTGTGTCGGATTTAACAATGCGCACTTTATTGACAAGTGATGTGGCATCGAGAAAGGTGGCCTTCGTTAGCTGTTTATTTAAGGTGTCAAAGCACTTTGCTGAGAAATAATAGTTATCTAATTCTACTGCTATGCACGCGTTCTCTACCTTCTCCTCCCGTAGAATATCTGCTACAAAATCATAAGGATGCTTCTTTAGAGACTGGACGTAGTCGTCCGGGTAAGGAACGATGTGACTGGGGTCAAGCCAGGTGGTGATCTTGGCCGCATTGGCATCCATATGCCTACCAACCCATATCGGTTGGTCCGCCTCTAGTAAAACAATCAATAGTTGATGAACATAAAAGGACCACCCGTCATACCCAGACAAATAATTCATATTCGCTGGATCTGAGACGAGCAAAACGTCCATGCCCCTTTCTGACATCACCTCTTTCACTCTATTTAACCGATATTGATACTCAGAAATTTCAAACGCGTGCACACCTAAACACCCCCTACACAAATTTTGTTCTTGATGTATGCAACTACTCATATGGTACGTAATAGGACCGGGGCGTTGTAACATGCAAAGTGTATGAAATTACAAGGAACTTTTTATACACGTTGTAATATAAAGTTTTTTCAAAATATATTGATAAATAATCATTGTCGGTCAGGAGGAGGAGACAAAGGAGGTAAGCAAAGTGAGCCAAGAAGCATCGGCGTATACCAACTTCCCCTCTGTACAGGACGTTTGGTTCGCCAAAAAAAGGATCTCCCCGCTTGTTAAACCCTCACCACTCATCTATTCACCCGTGGTGTCGGCGCAAGTGGGAGCTGAGGTTTACATTAAGTTGGAAACCGTTCATCCCACTGGTGCGTTTAAGTTAAGGGGGGCAACAAACAAGATATTGAGCTTGTCTCAAATCGAACGAGAGAAAGGGGTCACCACATACTCAACAGGGAATCACGGTTTAGCCGTCGCTTACGTGGCTCGTCAGCTTGGTATTCCAGCTGTGATCTGTGTATCTCATAACGTCCCCCAAGCTAAAATTGATGTGCTAGAACGTTCGGGGGCGACGTTAGAAGTGAGCGGTCATAGCCAGGATGAAGCAGCGGAAAACTGCCATATCCTTCAATCTGAGCACGGTCTCACACTGATCGAACCATTTGACGACCCTCATGTCATCGCAGGTCAAGGCACCATGGGTCTAGAAATCTTAAATGATCTTCCCTCAATTAATAAGGTATTGATCCCTCTCTCTGGTGGAGGATTACTCGCAGGGATTGCACTCGCATTAAAAACGAACGTCCCTCATATTCATATTACTGGCGTTTCTCCTACAGCTTCGCCTGTCATGATACGAAGCATTGAGGCAGGACGGCCTTTACAGTTAGAAGAAAAAGAAACACTAGCAGATAGTCTTCTAGGTGGCATTGGGTTAACCAATCGACTAACCTTTCCTCTCGTGCAACGTTTTATGGACGGTAGTGCTTTGGTCTCGGAGGAAGAGATTTTGCAGGGGCTCTCTTATATGTTTAAGCACCACAAAATGGTTGTTGAAGGGGCGGCTGCAGTAGGGATAGGCGCCCTCCTCTGTGGACATCTACCCGTTGAAAAAAATGATAAGGTCGTCGTGATCATTAGTGGGAATCAGGTCGATTCAGAGGTCTTTTTGCGTTTTGCTCAATCCCCAACCCTTACGAGCCACGAACGTAAAAAAAGTCCTTAAAAAGGAGGGCTATTATGTCTATCACCGTTGCGGATATCCTAGACCTAGAGCTATTATCTTCCCAGCATGTGGTGTGCTCAGGTGCTGACGCTGTCAGTCATATCCCCGTAGAGGGAGTTTCTGTGATAGAAATACCTGTAGAAGACTTCATACGCCCTCATGAGCTCGTTTTAAGCACGGCCATTGGCTGTGGACACTCTCCAGCGCTATTTTTTAAGTTCGTAAAAGATGTCATTCAATCCCAAGCGTCTGCTCTCATCATTGCCATAGGACGCCATATCACGCAGGTCCCAGAGCAAGTAAAATCTTACGCTCAATCGCAACATTTCCCCATTATTGAAATTCCGTGGCGCGTGCGTTTTTCTGACATCACGCAAGCCGTCATTAATCAGTTACACCAGTGGCACAGGGATGTATTAGATCAGTCTGAACAGGCCCAAAAACAATTCTTACAATTGTTTATCCAAGGCGCTGAACTGTCCACGTTTTGCCGCCATATTCAACAAACAATAGGCTATCCTATCCTCATTCTAGACAGAGGGGGGTATATTCAGGGGAGTAGTCCCAGGACGTCTACATTCAAACGTCGTTGGGACCCAGAATGGTGGTTAGGGGAAGTTGAACGTCTAAAGCTTGATGACACTGTCCCTTCACAGACACCCGTCACCTTATCTGCTATGCCCGTGTATGATCAACAAAGTCATATACTCGTATGGACCGTACAAGTGGCCGGGGATGTCAAAGGCTATATGTTACTGATTTTAGGGGAGAATCAAGGCGTACCCTTCCCTCAAACGGCCACAATGTTGTCTCGTATCATGGAACATGCCACTTCAGTGGCTGCCCTCTATTTTCAGCGTAGCCATGCCATACTCGAGACGGAGTTGAGAATGAGAGGGGACTTCGTATGGCGCTTAGCACAGGGGGACATTAGCGCTGGTGAACTCGGCTTATCCCGTCATCAGACATTTCAATATCGCTTAGATCTCCCTTACGCTTGTTTCGTTGTCCACCCTCATATGAATGCCCATACGAGTAAAAAAGAGTATGAAGAAACAGTCTCAAGTATTAAGACTTGGTTAAAGTGCATGGCCCAAGACATGTACCGTGAGATCATGATCGCTTATGAGGAAACGCTTTTCGTTATATATTTAGAAATTAAGAATCTAGAAGTGCATGACCAACGCCTATGTTTAGACACACTTGACCGCTATATCAGCCATGTAGAAGAGGCGCTTAGAAAAGAGAAACGAACACAAGGTTTGAAGTTGTCGTGGGGTATAGGCGTGATGAATAGAGGCATTAACGCCTTCAAGGAGAGTTATGACGAAGCGTATCTTGCTTTTCAAATTGGCCACCGTGAGCGTCAACCTGGTCATCGAAGTACGTTTCAGAACACGCGACACTATCGTTTATTCGCTACATTATCTGAGAATGCAGAGGTGCAAGCGCTACTTACTGAAACCATTGAACCTATTATGGCTTATGACCGACAGAGGGGCATGCATTTGGCACACACATTGATGACGTATATCCAACATAAGAGTAATGTCAGTCAAACGGCTAGGGCCCTCCATCTTCACCGACAATCCCTCGGCTACCGCTTAAAACGCATCGAGACATTGACCGGATTGTCTTTGGAGGACCCTGACTCGCTGATGATGTTATACCTTGGACTCAAGCTATACAAGGATTATGGCCATGTGGATGCCTAGTAAGATGGCTGGCAATCTCATTTTTCATCGTCCTCTTTTCCTTGATTGGTCATTTGAGCCGGTTGCACATATTGGTCATACGCCTCGGCCGTCATGATGCCACTGTTGATAGCGGCTTCTTTTAACGTAATCCCTTGTTCATAAGCCGATTTAGCAATGGTGGCTGCTTTTTCATAGCCAATATGGGGGTTAAGGGCTGTGACGAGCATCAATGATTGGTTCACTTTCTCCGCCATCGCTTTTTTGTCTGGCATTAAGCCTTGGATTGCCTTTGCATCAAATGAAGCCATAGCATCAGCGAGTAGCCTGACTGATTGCAAAAAGTTATGGGCCAGCACAGGCTTGAAAGTATTCAGTTGAAAATGGCCTTGGCTAGCGGCAACACCAATTGTTGTGTCATTTCCAATCACTTGGCATGCTACCATTGTGAGGGCTTCACTTTGAGTCGGGTTGACCTTACCGGGCATGATCGAGCTTCCTGGTTCATTGGCAGGTATCTGTATCTCACCTAACCCCGCTCTTGGACCGCTAGACAACCACCGTATGTCATTAGCGATCTTCATCAGGTCAGCCGCCAGTGCTTTCAGCGTGCCATGGACATAGACAAGAGCATCATAACTAGTGAGGGCATGAAACTTGTTTTCCGAAGATGTGAAACTTTGTCCGGTTAGTTTCGACACCTTTTCCGCTACTCGCTGTCCAAATTCAGGGTGGGCATTTAAACCGGTTCCCACGGCCGTTCCCCCAATGGCCAGGGCGTTCATATGTTGGACACTCTCACTGATCATCTGGTCGTTTTTCTTAAGCATATGCTGCCAGGCGCTGACCTCCTGCCCAAAGGTCATCGGTGTCGCGTCCTGTAAGTGTGTGCGACCAATTTTAATAACATCTTGATAATCACGCTGCTTTTGCTCCAGTGTGGCTTGTAGGCTTTGTAATGACGGCCGTAATCTATCTTCGACTAACATGACACCGGAGATATAGATCGCTGATGGGAACGTATCATTAGAGCTCTGTCCGCGGTTCACATCATCATTAGGATGCACACGAGGTTGA
Encoded proteins:
- a CDS encoding cystathionine gamma-synthase family protein, with protein sequence MRIHENNNVNTPLHESDRMSTRSVWAGEGEYLVQGATQTPVVHSVSYGYDDLNYWHEVAQGKAFGHIYSRNTNPTVKVFEEKVRLLEKGEAATSFSTGMAAISNTLFTLLAPGKRVVSIKDTYGGTNKIFTEFLPQFNVDVTLCDTTDYEAIEKEVAKGCQVLYLETPTNPTVKIMDIARLAQAGHEVGATVVVDNTFATPINQNPLTLGADLVIHSATKFLGGHADALGGVIVGGEALVERVYHYREINGATLDPHAAYLLLRGMKTLQLRIERQNESAMKIARFLKDHPSVTDVYYPGLETHIHHDVATKQMNGYGGMLSFALKGGLEATKQYLPLLRLAHLAANLGAVETVAGPARTTSHVECTREEMQAVGIPEGLIRYSVGIEDAEDLIADLKQALDQLPLQLKEKTNETSVAES
- a CDS encoding cyclodeaminase, producing MIVFGEEDIRSVVSLDQEVIWAIENAFTALHRKQVRMPPIMRVDVPEHDGEVDVKSAYMKDHPAFAIKVSSGFFNNYALGLPSGNGLMLLVSTQTGVPQALLFDQGYLTTVRTAAAGAVAAKYLAPKKAQVAGIVGAGTQAYEQLKALQLVRSIEKVYLYNRNEERALALRSKLTRDQPQLDVVLASSPSEVLRQSQVVMTATPSDQPLLRAEDLHTGVHITAMGSDAEHKQELDPYILKQADLFVCDDKSQSLRIGEWHHADRLGIFPASHAATELGQITSGDIQGRTSEEQITVCDLTGTGVQDTAIALLAYQKLKAQGVGLTLEDR
- a CDS encoding M24 family metallopeptidase, with the translated sequence MHAFEISEYQYRLNRVKEVMSERGMDVLLVSDPANMNYLSGYDGWSFYVHQLLIVLLEADQPIWVGRHMDANAAKITTWLDPSHIVPYPDDYVQSLKKHPYDFVADILREEKVENACIAVELDNYYFSAKCFDTLNKQLTKATFLDATSLVNKVRIVKSDTEITYMKRAAAIVENAMKVGIDAIAEGVRECDVVGQVYEAQISGTTEFGGDYPAIVPLIPSGERTSTPHLTWTEQPYKEGDPVIIELAGCYRRYHAPMARTVMIGDPPQNIKDLAEVVIEGLNETLARIGPGMTCEEVEAVWNKSIEKSGFIKESRIGYSVGLSYPPDWGERTASLRKGDKTVLQPNMTFHLIPGIWLDNYGMELSEAFRVTDKGCETLTNFPRQLFVKD
- a CDS encoding pyridoxal-phosphate dependent enzyme, encoding MSQEASAYTNFPSVQDVWFAKKRISPLVKPSPLIYSPVVSAQVGAEVYIKLETVHPTGAFKLRGATNKILSLSQIEREKGVTTYSTGNHGLAVAYVARQLGIPAVICVSHNVPQAKIDVLERSGATLEVSGHSQDEAAENCHILQSEHGLTLIEPFDDPHVIAGQGTMGLEILNDLPSINKVLIPLSGGGLLAGIALALKTNVPHIHITGVSPTASPVMIRSIEAGRPLQLEEKETLADSLLGGIGLTNRLTFPLVQRFMDGSALVSEEEILQGLSYMFKHHKMVVEGAAAVGIGALLCGHLPVEKNDKVVVIISGNQVDSEVFLRFAQSPTLTSHERKKSP
- a CDS encoding PucR family transcriptional regulator, coding for MSITVADILDLELLSSQHVVCSGADAVSHIPVEGVSVIEIPVEDFIRPHELVLSTAIGCGHSPALFFKFVKDVIQSQASALIIAIGRHITQVPEQVKSYAQSQHFPIIEIPWRVRFSDITQAVINQLHQWHRDVLDQSEQAQKQFLQLFIQGAELSTFCRHIQQTIGYPILILDRGGYIQGSSPRTSTFKRRWDPEWWLGEVERLKLDDTVPSQTPVTLSAMPVYDQQSHILVWTVQVAGDVKGYMLLILGENQGVPFPQTATMLSRIMEHATSVAALYFQRSHAILETELRMRGDFVWRLAQGDISAGELGLSRHQTFQYRLDLPYACFVVHPHMNAHTSKKEYEETVSSIKTWLKCMAQDMYREIMIAYEETLFVIYLEIKNLEVHDQRLCLDTLDRYISHVEEALRKEKRTQGLKLSWGIGVMNRGINAFKESYDEAYLAFQIGHRERQPGHRSTFQNTRHYRLFATLSENAEVQALLTETIEPIMAYDRQRGMHLAHTLMTYIQHKSNVSQTARALHLHRQSLGYRLKRIETLTGLSLEDPDSLMMLYLGLKLYKDYGHVDA